A region of the Arachis hypogaea cultivar Tifrunner chromosome 15, arahy.Tifrunner.gnm2.J5K5, whole genome shotgun sequence genome:
tattgttcttgttgggaACAAAACTGACCTTGTGGATAAGAGGTAAATCTAATCAATGGTAGAACAATTCCATAGCAGCTCATATCTGCTCATGGCATGGCTGTTTTGTTTTCTATCATCCAGTGATCTCTTAAATTTTGGCTAATTACTAAACATTTTCTTTGGGGTATCTATACTCTGCATGGTGCTTTAACATTTTTTATCAGCTACGTGCACACATGAAAGAATTGGGCATGGAGAAAAAAGGAACGAGGGACTGCAAAAGCTGATATTCATAAACTATCATTAATGGATTTCTAAGTATCATTGTGAAAATTGGATGAAAAACttagataaattttatttctgACTTGGGGAAGTAGGAAAATGCTTCATTCTCCAAAGTCCAAACTATTGCACTGATAATGTTGCTGACCTTTAAAAATTTCCAATACAGCACGAAGTTTTGGTAATATAGAATTAGCAGAGCATTAGAGCCCTATAGGCTATATCATGTGATTATCGACTGAGATATATATTTCTGCTCCTACTCAATAGATGCTTGAATTATCTTGGCCCTTGAGATGTACCATGTGCATTTTGCACCATTGTTTATGCCTTGTATGAATCTTTGTTTAAATTTCCATTCAGTTGCTCATTTTGGTGTTATTTTCCTTACAAGCAATATCTTTCATGTGAGTCTACAGGCAAGTCTCGACAGAGGAAGGGGAAGCTAAGTCTCGCGAGCTAAATGTCATGTTTATTGAAGCTAGTGCCAAAGCTGGCTTTAATATTAAGGTAAGCCTCCAACTAGTTTTGCAATAAATATGCAATAACCTGGACAAATCTATACTTTTGTTACCTGGTGAACTTATTATCCTTTCAGAATCAAACTTGCAAGAGTatgcaaataaaattttcttatatCATTCTGTTGGGCAAAATATTGGAAATGTTTTTCAAATATGGGATTTCATATCTCATCCATATGAACTATTTTGGTTGTTTTAAAAAATTGCTTCATCTGCTTGCATATAACTCAACACTTTTGTTAACTACTGGTTCTGACTTTAGTGTGTTGCTTTGTGAAACCTGAATTTAGGCCCTCTTTCGGAAAATTGCCGCTGCATTACCTGGAATGGAAACACTATCTTCTTCAAAACAAGAAGATATGGTTGATGTGAACCTTAAATCTGGTGGTGGAGCTGATTCTCAAACCCAGGAGGGTGGATGTGCTTGCTGAATGTGCCTGGCCTTGAAGTTTTGTATCTTTCTGCTTCATGCTATTTGTTTTGTGATGTACTTCCCTCAGATCTGTAAAGTTTCTTtagttttttagaatttgaatagCAGCATTATATGAGAAAAAATTAGTCAAAGCCAGTGGCGGAGCTAGTACTAATGCGGTTGGTtgtttaattaattagtattcattattatattattcatttTGTTTGAAAACTGAAACATAAACATTGAGAAACTCATATTCTTGATCATAGTTTGTTGAAAGCCTATGCAATTTTTTATAGCATTTAGTGATATGACAAATTCACAAACTAATAAGGAAAAAAAACCATCTGAATTAAATGATTTCGTGTCTGATATATTTATTATACACATACTAGAGAGTAGACCTCCTTAGTACCTGATGCATATATATTTTTACCCTTAATCAGGAAACTTCGCAACCTGTCAAGGTCAATGGCTGTGGAGTTTAATTCTGATCTGAAGCTACTATTAATACTAATCTGTTTAGTCTTAGTTATATTGCGATCGTTAATTCGTTATTTATATTTATGATATGATTCCAGTCTCATAATCAGTTGAAGATGGAAAAGAATAAGTGGCCCCAATTATGAAgatgtttcaactttcaacactatcattattagaaataaaaacgaattaattaacaaatcgAGTTTGGTGACATGCTTGGTATGATTGTCCACACTCCACAACATGCCTCACCAATTATtacaaagagagaaaaaaagaaaaacaactttAACTACTTAATGAATCGTTATATTGTTTTTGTTCCTTAAAAGCTAACTTGTATCCCAGAGTCATATATTTGACCAGGCTTCCAATCTGCGGGTAAGTTATTAGGAGGAACAATCCATTCTTCATTTTGTTCATCTTCATCACTAAACAACATCCTTATAGACAATGGTCCACTTGGAGGAGAGGTGCTAGTCCACACTGCACCATGGCTCCGATCTAGCAGCTTGCACTCAAAGTTCTCACTCTGCATAATAGTTAGTTATATGTATGATCAATAATACTAGCTGCTAGTACCATCCACAATGAAAAAAGTTTAGGACTcagcaattttaatttatattagctaacacttttagttaacaGTTTTAATACTATATTTTTAACCAACACTTTTAAATATTACTGACTAATTGCTCAATAAAGTTTTATACATATTAGCTATATACTAGGAACTTAATTCTTACTTACATATATGTAACACAATAAAGAATTTCCAACGCAATatgatgaaaaataatttttttagtcacaACAATAACCACTGTTTCATTACATAGGATAGTAGCATTAGTGTAAGATGTTGAAGACTCAAATTTCAACTACTCTTGACGTTAATTACTTGATTCAGCAGAATAATTTGGAAGCAGGAGaatgtatgtgtatatatatagtatacCTCACAAAGCTGGACAGCAGTTATGTCTCTAATTCCCTGTTGATACCAAATCACAAATGCCAAGTAATTAGGGTTACTGCTACTCTCATCTATCTTGAATGTTATGTTCTCATGTGGATAATTGCATGCAACCCTGCACACACAGATACAGAAAACTATAAATACTTCAATCTTGCGTGTGTGCATATATAAGGATCTAATTAAGCAAAAATGTTAATTATTAAGGGCTAGAATATCATCATCATGAAATTAAACTTGTATCTTAATTGTTATGTTACCGTGTATACTGAATATCAAGAACGCCAAGGGCTAAGAGATAAGCTGCTGCATCAGTGGTCTGAGCCATACGATCAAAGGCATGTTCGGTGAGAATGAAATCAGTGTTATCACTTGACCCTTCGTCTGTTATAACCACTGTCACACCGTTATCTGAGCAATAACCACTCTCCGTACACCTCACCTTCCCACCCAGCAAAGTAACAACATAAATGCTAAGTAATTTGATCCATATTATGAACTATTTATCCGATCATACAAACGTGGATACTTTTAGGAGAAACTCACATGCAGTTATATGTGAAATTGATAGTTAATAAAGTCAAAACTATCAAATTATCTAACTATTATCGACTATTAATTTCACACGAAGATAATTGTTTTTACCAtagttttatatatttaatattctaTCGCTATTCACGTAAATATGTCATCTGTATAATTTTAAAATGGgcaaagtattaaattggtctctTACATTTGGGTCTAATCTTATTTTggtctttaaagtttaaattgtcatatttaaatctaaaaaagtattatttattttcaatgtagtTATACTGGAAagtcaatattaaataattaatgtcaATATCCTACCAAACTTTAATGTCCTTCCCTAAAAAAGAGGTACAAACAAACTCGAGAGATACAACATCAGCAGCAGAAGCATCACCGTGAGCCACTAGCCTTAGTTCAACTGTTCATCAAGCACAtggaaaatatttttgagaaCTCACTTTTCGCGGAAAAGTTTGCCGGTGACAATGAGAAAAAGGACTTCTACCATGAGAACTCCTCTCGTCAATAGAAGAGTTTGGTTATATAAGTTTTCTATATCTAAAAATTGAGTgccattaattatttaatattgactTTACGGCAGGATTacattgaaactaaataaaacttttttacatttaaatattacactttaaaccttaaaaacTAAACAAGAATTACaccaatttaatattttaccCTTTTAACATTTACCTGGTAACAGGCGCCACATCCAACGCCATTTCGATAAAGACTAGAAGCGGCAGATACGTCGCCGCCATTCACCATAGCACCAAAGGAACCAAAGCCGCATGCACCGTCTATAATTCATGTATTCAAAAGCAAAACCATTGTGAGATAtggaatttatttataaatactaGACATCGAGTTCATATTTTTACTTACTGGCTGTCCCATTTTGTTCAGAATGGGGGTAATATGTTGCCCTTGAATTTACAAAGCAATCGGTGCACGATGAAGAAGTATCTGCCAGTGTTTGCATGAAAACAAAGGTGGTAAGAAAAAATCCACACAAAATATGGAGCGCCATGCAGGACAAAATGGGAATTATTGGTGGCAAAATGACAAAATGAAGATTATGCTTAtagtaataaattaaactaatatgAATGAAGTAGTGAATCAGATTTCtctatcctatttatagagaaattGGTCTATGTCACCAACTTTGACATTCCACCATGATGTTTGAAAAAAGATCATAATATGAATGAGTGGAGTTCTATTACCATTGTTTATTATTCAGCTATACCTACTACTTAGGCTAGCTACAAGATGTATACTCCTCCATTATAATGTTGAACTTCAAACCACTTTGACATTTCAAATAGGGGTGAGCATCGCCCGTCCCGAACCGAAGATCTTGTCCAGATCCGAAcattttagagattaatttggtgtgatttcaccgggTCTAGAACCAGGTAAAGGTCTCAAAAATAAATCCAAACATTATTTCGAGTCGGGTTTAGGCCATACTTCGATTAACCCGAACTCGGCCCGGTagtccggtcatcatacacaattaatattttgtgttattaatgatgaatgatggctattcttatgtagaatttaagtattgtaaagcttaatattttgtattattagtcattataagactataagttaatattttatgtttaaaatgcataagacttttgAATAATGTATAATActatgttatttgtattgatttaaatatttggttacttgggtgttattagacaatattagtattgattatggttatgctttaattttagagaataattggttcttgttatatttttctaagtgaattttaccatgtcaaataattaaTGGAGTCTTAAAATTTTGGATATTTTCatatgctaacttacaagaaggtattaaggtaatgtaatgtaatgttaacggcccgactTTCATCCGGTAtgatcgtggcccgaaagtgtatagatttcatcgggtttagggtcgggttTGGGTCTAACAAATAGACTCGATATATATTTCGGTCCAGATTTAGATCACATCAAACCTGATTTTACCCGatccatgcacacccctaatttCAAAATTAGAAAATGTGTCTTTTGGCATTTGgatattattctatatattatttacCACTTTCAAATTTTGGTGTgaaattttatttgttggtataTTTTATGTCATTTAAATAATGTCACTATTTAGAACTATAGTATTACTTTTTGTCTTTGATAGGATGATCTGATTAAGGGGCACTCTACTGTACAGATTAAAGTGGTATAGAGAGAgaatataattctttttatagttaatttttattattttattgttattcaaAATGTGGGTCCTACCTTTATCAATCTCTCTTTTATTCTATTAAAGGAAATATCTGTAAATTTACATCTGTACCATATAATTCACAtctgattaatttattagttgcCTCATCAACAGAAATGATATATCTTACATAATTTTTACTTTGTGTCATTGTGTTTAAGGTGAAATTATGCATGGTGTATGCATGATGAATTCAATTTTCACACATTTTCGTGGattaattatttctaaaatttcagACAAATGGTTTCTTAAAGCAACTCTCTTCAAGATATCAATGTTAAGAACCAAATTCCAATTGACCTTGCTCACCTAACACTAATTAAGAGGGAGGTTGAGAAATCCATAGATTCATCAAATATTTTGAATATGAGACTTTGTAGTAGTATTATTAGTAGCATGGAATAATTAAAAGTTAGGCCCTTGTGCACTTTGATGATGAGAATAAACCTTTCTGTGTAGGCATCTTCTAGTGTTCCCACTTGGCCAAAATAATAATCACAGATATAATTGAGGAAACAACCGGGGAATGGTGCATGAGAAAATAATAATTATCCAtcaaatttagaaaattttatttcttcATAATTAAACTGTGCCACATGCAATTTGAAGGCCATACATATTGATACATATAAGTGTGCTTACAAATTAAGACATGACAGTCATGAAGGAATTCTCTTCAACCACATCAGCTATGACATGGAAACCACTTTGGAGGCCTTTTGCCCCAGCATGGCAATTATCAATTATTATCATTTTTAGATATGTTGAACATTAGCTATATATGTAATGCTAAATTCAAGATTCCCTGCTTGCTTTGTATTCATTATTCAGTAGAAGTTGGTGGCTAcattaaatatgtaaatattgttaaaattgaaatgacatttttttattgtattttagtaACCGTTTTTTTAATCACGTTTTTTTAAAAActttgataaataataaaaaatattgctttaattttaacaacactttttaatatacaaatttaTTACTCTATGCCTAGTGCCTACATCACCCCCTAAGACTAAAGTTAGAAAAAGATCCAATATAGATCCAAAGCAACGCTTTACCCCAATTTAGACCCAGAAGATTAGGGTTATATATTTTCTCTAGATGAGTGTGGTTGGAAGAATTATAAATAATTCTTAAGAATTTTAAGGTGAGAATATCATATTTTTATGTTTGACTCAAAATTTAAAAAGCTATTCCtaaataaatttgattttagaaaattaaaataacatcaTTTCAATTTCCATCTTTCTCTTTGGGTATCTTTAATTCCCATAAAAATGAAATCTTTATACTTGAACCACAAGAGCACTTAGATAACTTCCCACTCTCGAGAGTTCCACGAGCTAAGCAGAACTACACCCTTCCATTACTCAAACAATACtgtttttttattatgataattGTCCCATGACTTATTATGAGATATTCTCTTCTACAATTATTCATTTCCAAGTCACTTATAAATATCTACCTCATGTATTTTAATCAAAATAACTCACACTTTATTCATATATAACATgaaatttaaattcttaatacTTGTTTAAATAAACGAATAAACTAATTATTCGATCAATttaaatgagtcattattgttgttgttattattattacaattttaTTAGCTAATCAACTAGAATACCAACTAAGATGTGAGCCATAACAAAATGAAGGTCCAATAACACAAAAAAACATCCCACAACCTTACCCAAACTTAACTATATTTTCACGTAATTCACCCTTCTTCTCCAACTCTCCTTCACGTCGTTCACTCTCTCCTTCCTCTCCCGTTCCAATCACGTCGTTCCGATGCCCCTCACCGGTGCCGATCACTCTCCGTCACAACAAAAAGCCGCGTCTCCTCCTGCCGAAGATGACGACCCCAACCCCCACGACAGGAGCTCTGGAACTCCGTCACTACATTGCGTAGCCCGACCCCTGCCCTCGAACTGGTGACGGACATTTTCCACTGCCGCAAGGAGCCACATCCACCCCGAAGACGACGTCCACAGCCCCCATGAGGAAGTCTCCAGAGTGTCGTCACTGCACCTCGCCCACCCACGCCCTCAATCGGCCCTTTCCCGGTCCCTACCTATGCGATTCGTTTGCCGTAAAAGGTGCACAAAAAGCCCTTCATTGCCTATTGCAATAACAAGGTAACGCTGCTTGTGTCCGTTTCGAATATTTTTCCGTTATCGGATGACTGTTTGAGAGGTATTCAAATATTTCTGAGTTGAGGTGGAATCGAAGATATCTTTGAGACTCATTTGTATGTTTCTTTTGTGCTTTAGTGGATATTTCTTTTTGACTCATTcagatgtgtttttttttttggattgggGGATATTTCTTTTCTAGGGCCTTGTAAAGGCTTAGTTTACAGGACTGGCGGTTAGTTGATCAACGTCGAGCGGCCGGTGATGTGGCATGGAGAACTGCACACGTCGCAGCGATCAGGATTGGATGCGGAACTAAACAGCGACGCGGCGACAAGGGAGAAGTGCTGCACGGAAAATTGCTCGTATTGGAACGAACACGATTGGATGAGGAGGGGAATGACGCAGCGAAGAGAGGGATGATGTGGTGTCGTTGGTGGGAGAAGCCGTTATACGGGTTGATTTTTTACTGACGGGTGTAATTCTAATTTTTAGAATTGAATTTGGATATtctaaatttagaatttttattttatagagtAAAATGTAATCTCTTATTTTTAAAtggtttttttttcatattttttttcgtttcatctataaaataaatggtgagaaaTCACATTTTACtttctaaagtaaaatttaaaatttagaaaatccaaatcctttagaattaatcctaatttttagaattaaaaaaatagaatgattttaaaaagttcaagagtaaagtgtaatctctcactcttaaatggtttctttctcatatttttttcgttccttctataaaataaatagtgaaaaatcacactttactctttaaagtaaaatttaaaatttagagaatccaaatcctttagaattaatcctaatttttagaattaaaaa
Encoded here:
- the LOC112746858 gene encoding expansin-like B1, with translation MALHILCGFFLTTFVFMQTLADTSSSCTDCFVNSRATYYPHSEQNGTANGACGFGSFGAMVNGGDVSAASSLYRNGVGCGACYQVRCTESGYCSDNGVTVVITDEGSSDNTDFILTEHAFDRMAQTTDAAAYLLALGVLDIQYTRVACNYPHENITFKIDESSSNPNYLAFVIWYQQGIRDITAVQLCESENFECKLLDRSHGAVWTSTSPPSGPLSIRMLFSDEDEQNEEWIVPPNNLPADWKPGQIYDSGIQVSF